One genomic window of Globicephala melas chromosome 8, mGloMel1.2, whole genome shotgun sequence includes the following:
- the LOC115849924 gene encoding tripartite motif-containing protein 64C-like, with product MPAFQNELTCSVCMNYFIDPVTIDCGHSFCRPCLYLCWEEDQTPKSRPECRGLSEKPDFQTNIVLKRLASLARQDAAKQTNSLEAQICLTHKEAKGLFCEVDKTLLCGPCSESPEHAAHSHSPIQWAAEEYREKLLKRMGSLWKMTQEMQNHLNLETHKTLSLENYAAIRKVMIKVQYQMIHLFLQKQEQLHLEALEEEVKETLQQLRESEFRMTQQKESLKEMYRELTEMCHKPDLELLQNLGNVLERTDLVQMQKPQPVNPELTSWPVTGILDMLNSFRVDNVLSQKTTIHNVSLSEDDTTMIYGDDHHGVSRELQGAESFVAWGAVAFTSGRHYWEVDVTHSSNWILGVCKDILTSNTVISIDSEEAFLLSSMKANNHYILSTNSPPLIQYVQRPLGGIGVFLDYDNGIVSFYDVCRGSLIYTFFPSFFSSPLKPFLCLRSP from the exons ATGCCAGCTTTCCAGAATGAACTAACCTGTTCCGTCTGTATGAACTACTTCATAGACCCCGTCACCATAGACTGTGGGCACAGCTTTTGCCGTCCCTGCCTGTACCTCTGCTGGGAGGAAGACCAGACTCCAAAGAGCCGCCCTGAGTGCAGGGGACTATCAGAGAAGCCAGATTTCCAAACCAATATTGTACTCAAGAGGCTGGCTTCCCTCGCCAGACAGGACGCAGCTAAACAAACCAACAGCTTGGAGGCGCAGATCTGCTTGACACACAAAGAAGCCAAAGGACTCTTCTGTGAGGTTGACAAGACCCTGCTCTGTGGCCCCTGCTCTGAGTCCCCAGAGCATGCAGCTCACAGCCACAGTCCAATACAATGGGCTGCTGAGGAATACCGG GAGAAACTTCTAAAGAGAATGGGCTCTTTATGGAAAATGACACAAGAAATGCAAAACCATCTGAATCTGGAAACTCACAAAACTCTGTCATTAGAG AACTATGCGGCCATAAGGAAGGTGATGATCAAAGTTCAGTATCAGATGATCCACCTGTTTCTCCAGAAGCAGGAGCAACTCCATCTGGAGGCGCTGGAGGAAGAAGTGAAGGAGACTCTTCAGCAACTCAGGGAGAGTGAATTCAGAATGACTCAACAGAAAGAAAGTCTGAAAGAAATGTACAGAGAGCTGACTGAGATGTGCCACAAGCCTGACTTGGAGCTGCTCCAG AACTTGGGCAATGTATTGGAAAG GACTGATTTGGTACAGATGCAAAAGCCTCAGCCAGTGAACCCAGAGCTCACTTCCTGGCCTGTCACTGGAATCCTAGACATGCTGAACAGCTTCAGAG TGGATAATGTTCTGAGTCAGAAAACGACCATTCACAATGTGAGCCTTTCTGAGGATGATACAACTATGATATATGGAGATGACCATCATGGTGTGTCCAGAGAGCTCCAGGGTGCAGAGAGTTTTGTGGCCTGGGGAGCTGTGGCCTTCACCTCCGGAAGGCATTACTGGGAGGTGGATGTGACACACTCCTCGAACTGGATTCTGGGAGTCTGTAAAGATATCTTGACAAGCAATACTGTTATCAGTATTGATTCTGAAGAAGCATTTTTGCTATCTTCTATGAAAGCGAACAATCATTATATTCTGTCCACGAACTCCCCACCCTTAATTCAGTATGTGCAAAGGCCTCTGGGTGGGATTGGAGTGTTTCTGGATTATGACAATGGAATTGTGAGCTTCTATGATGTTTGCAGAGGTTCCCTCATAtatactttctttccttcattcttttcctcccctctgaagcctttcctttgccttaggtCTCCATGA